The window CCATAGTTAAAGAGTTAAAGAGAAAGTACCCAATAATTAAATGGTTGGATGAGATCCCAAATAAAAAAATTGGGGATTACTTAAGAAGTGCAGATATTTTTATGATCGCCAGTAAAGACGAGGGGATGTCCAACTCTCTTTTGGAAGCCATGTCCTGTGGTTTATGCCCCATCGCCCCAGCTAATATATCTGGAATGAAAGATTTAATAACAAACAATAAAAACGGGTTTTTGTACGACGAAAATAATGTAAATAGTTTTACCAAAAAAATTGCGCATTTAACTGTTGCGGAGACAAACGAGATTGGACTTACCGCTCGAAATACAGTAAAGGAACTATGTGCTATGCCAAAAGTCATAAACAAACATCTCAAATTTTATAACAAAGTTTGTGCCTAATACTATGAAAATTGCTATTGGATTAGTGGTACATAACGAAGCTAATAATATAGAGAGCCTACTTACTAGCATAATTAAAGAGCAATTTAACAGCCCAACCGAGATTAAAGTTTTTGTTTATACCGACAGACCCACTGACAGTACGGAAAATATTGTAAAAGATCTATCTAATCTTTACCAGAACAAAATACGACATCTTAGAGGAAGACAAAATCGCGGAAAAGTACATGGCGTTAATACAATTTTGTACCACATTAAAAAAAATACCTACAATTATGTAGTTATGATGGATGGGGATATAAAAATTAAGCACGGGGCTCTATGTACATTAGTCGAATTTATGGAAAAAAACCCAAATATTCTTGGGGCTAAACCAATGTGCATACCGATAATCAAAGGAAATTTCCTACAAAGGATACGGGCTACTGTTATAAAAAAGAAAGTTATTTTTTCCTCAAAAAACAAGATGTACAAGATTCTAACAGGTCGTCTTAACATCACAAGAGGTATAAATACCTACCCATTTATAGAAACAGGTCATTTATATGAGGATATAAAACTCAATCTGACCATACCTTACACACAAATAGATATTTGTACTGATAGCACAATAGAATACGAGTATAAGTCCTCACTATTAAATCAATTTAGATACAAACGCCGAGAAGGTAGAGCTTTTGGTATGCTAAAGGAAAATTTCCCATGCCTATACAACGAACAAAAAAGAAGATTGCGTTTTTCCACATATTTTTTAACTGGGGGCTTGGGTGGCTACTTTACAGAATTCGTATCAAGCCTAAATGCTATTGAATCCGTTGTATTCACTGTAGAGTGTCTAGTAAACACTTTAGGTTTTGCAACTGGTTTTATATTTAATCACTTAAAAAACGACCGGAGTGTAAACACTTGTAGCAAATGGAAAAAATAATCTGAGATAAAACAACTTTAAATTCTGTTATCTACAAGTTGCTACCCAAAGACCCAAGGTAACTTATATTTAAAGATTTTCGAATCTCTTACAAAATCTTAAAGTTGTAATTGACAATAACCCTACCAAAGTGTCAAGTATGTACTACACTTTACCCTAAATTATCTCCTCCCAATCCCATAATATTTTAATCCTGCTTTTTTGACTTTTTTGGGATCAAAAAGGTTGCGACCGTCAAAAATCACATCTCCAGTTAGCGCCCCTTTTACCTTGCCTAAATCCAGTTCGGCAAATTCCTGCCACTCGGTAAGAATGCATAAAGCGTCCGAGCCCTTAAGGGCATCCGCTGCTGATTTTGCATAATAAACTACCCCATTCCCCAAAATTTTCTCGGCATTTTCCATGGCGGCAGGATCGAACACCCGCAATAACGCCCCTTCGCCTCGTAACATTTTTACAATTTCTATGGCAACAGATTTTCTGGTGTCATCGGTATTATTTTTAAATGCCAACCCTAAACAGGCAAAGGTTTTTCCTGCAATATTACCCTTAAAGTGAGTTAAAATTTGCTCCAGATAAAAGTATTTTTGTCTTTCGTTTACATCCATTACACCTCTTAACAACCTAAAATCGTACTCGTGGTCGGAGCTTGTTCTATACAAAGCCTCTACATCTTTAGGAAAACAAGATCCACCATAGCCAATTCCAGCGTTTAAAAAAGCCCTTCCAACTCTTTTATCTAGCCCCATTCCCTCGGCAACTACTTTTACATTTGCACCCGCGCTATTGCAGATCCTGGCAATCTCGTTAATAAAGCTAATTTTTGTTGCCAAAAAAGCGTTGGAGGCATATTTAATTAATTCAGCGCTTCTTAAATCGCATTTGACGATTGGAGCGTTAAGATGAGAATACAAAGAGGCAATTTTATCTAAGGCTTTGGTATCTTTTGATCCCATGACAACCCTATCAGTATTGTTAGCATCGTAAATTGCTGTTCCTTCCCGTAAAAATTCAGGGTTTGAGACAACCGAGAATTTAGCGTCTTTGGGAGCATTTTTGCCTACAATTTCTTCCACCCTCTCGTTAGTACCAACAGGAACTGTGCTTTTAGTAACTATAATTTTATAATTGTTTAAGTTTTCGCCAATTGTTTTAGCAACCGACCACACAGCGGAAAGATCGGCGCTTCCACTTTGGCTAGATGGAGTTCCCACTGCAATAATAACAACTTCGGTATTTCTAATGGCTTCGGCAACATCATGAGTAAAAAGCAACCTACCCTCTTGAACATTTTTCTCCACTAACTCCTGTAAGCCTTCTTCGTAAATTGGCATTACACCTTTATGTAACATTTTAATTTTTTCTTTGTTGATGTCAGCGCAAGTTATACTGTGTCCCCAATCGGCAAAGACAACACCAGTGACTAATCCTACATATCCCGTGCCTATTACAGAGATTTTCATATTGGCTAAATTAAACTAATACTTCCCTCTAATAAAATTAAGCTTAACCTGAACAATATCTCGTAACATTTTAATGGAGTCTCTTACATGAGCTAGCCTTGTTGTTGGAACGAATGACCATATTACTGGTATCTCCTTTATTTTGTAACCCTTACTTTGAGCAATGAGCAACACCTCCACATCCCACGCCCCCAGATAAGCTTTCTTATCCTCTTTAAAATCTTTGTAAA is drawn from Patescibacteria group bacterium and contains these coding sequences:
- a CDS encoding glycosyltransferase, with the translated sequence MKIAIGLVVHNEANNIESLLTSIIKEQFNSPTEIKVFVYTDRPTDSTENIVKDLSNLYQNKIRHLRGRQNRGKVHGVNTILYHIKKNTYNYVVMMDGDIKIKHGALCTLVEFMEKNPNILGAKPMCIPIIKGNFLQRIRATVIKKKVIFSSKNKMYKILTGRLNITRGINTYPFIETGHLYEDIKLNLTIPYTQIDICTDSTIEYEYKSSLLNQFRYKRREGRAFGMLKENFPCLYNEQKRRLRFSTYFLTGGLGGYFTEFVSSLNAIESVVFTVECLVNTLGFATGFIFNHLKNDRSVNTCSKWKK
- a CDS encoding UDP-glucose/GDP-mannose dehydrogenase family protein, which translates into the protein MKISVIGTGYVGLVTGVVFADWGHSITCADINKEKIKMLHKGVMPIYEEGLQELVEKNVQEGRLLFTHDVAEAIRNTEVVIIAVGTPSSQSGSADLSAVWSVAKTIGENLNNYKIIVTKSTVPVGTNERVEEIVGKNAPKDAKFSVVSNPEFLREGTAIYDANNTDRVVMGSKDTKALDKIASLYSHLNAPIVKCDLRSAELIKYASNAFLATKISFINEIARICNSAGANVKVVAEGMGLDKRVGRAFLNAGIGYGGSCFPKDVEALYRTSSDHEYDFRLLRGVMDVNERQKYFYLEQILTHFKGNIAGKTFACLGLAFKNNTDDTRKSVAIEIVKMLRGEGALLRVFDPAAMENAEKILGNGVVYYAKSAADALKGSDALCILTEWQEFAELDLGKVKGALTGDVIFDGRNLFDPKKVKKAGLKYYGIGRR